A genome region from Streptomyces sp. S4.7 includes the following:
- a CDS encoding suppressor of fused domain protein, producing MAEVLSLVEARLRTVLGEPDARAAMTFVGTDRVEVLRFLDAGGREESGESPGPGGAVVRYATLGMSARPMADPTVVVADPDRGPRAELVLSVRAGLADTDKVLRPLAVLAASPQVEGLVVAPGAALEVGEPLWPGAPFSSVLVAESGGLVADLELDAPLDPVRFLPLLPMTPNEAAWKRVKGAQALQERWLSHGTDLRDPLRSSVPLD from the coding sequence ATGGCAGAAGTTCTCTCTCTGGTCGAGGCCCGGTTGCGTACGGTGCTCGGGGAGCCCGACGCGCGCGCCGCGATGACGTTCGTGGGCACGGACCGCGTCGAGGTGCTGCGCTTCCTCGACGCGGGGGGCCGGGAGGAGTCCGGGGAGTCGCCGGGCCCCGGCGGCGCCGTCGTGCGGTACGCCACGCTGGGGATGTCCGCGCGGCCGATGGCCGACCCCACGGTCGTCGTCGCCGACCCGGACCGGGGCCCGCGCGCCGAGCTGGTCCTGTCGGTACGCGCCGGGCTCGCCGACACCGACAAGGTGCTGCGCCCGCTCGCCGTACTGGCCGCGTCGCCCCAGGTCGAGGGCCTGGTCGTGGCGCCGGGCGCGGCCCTGGAGGTCGGGGAGCCGCTGTGGCCGGGCGCGCCCTTCAGCTCCGTGCTGGTCGCGGAGTCCGGCGGACTGGTGGCCGATCTGGAGCTGGACGCACCGCTCGACCCCGTACGGTTCCTGCCGCTGCTCCCGATGACGCCCAACGAGGCCGCGTGGAAGCGGGTCAAGGGCGCGCAGGCGCTCCAGGAGCGGTGGCTGTCGCACGGGACCGATCTGCGCGATCCGCTGCGCTCCTCGGTCCCGCTCGACTAG
- a CDS encoding DUF6758 family protein, with protein MRGEPGCPKCGGRVRAPGLFADSWQCDLHGTVHPMQPVIPPSVEALGVVVNRARVPVWMPWPLPVGWLFSGVAYAGDDRSGGRATAVACSGPGPLGGTGEMLLVAEELGVGLGARYAGIDGPDPGPHICGDKPPHAKLLAAGRPTPLWHVPGVPPDRAVFAGEALGLWLWAIVWPEQTGLLMYDELVLTDLRDAGAEVDLLPCGALSQRLLS; from the coding sequence ATGAGGGGCGAACCAGGTTGCCCGAAGTGCGGTGGCCGGGTGAGGGCGCCCGGTCTCTTCGCCGACTCCTGGCAGTGCGACTTGCACGGCACGGTCCATCCGATGCAGCCGGTGATACCGCCCAGTGTCGAAGCCCTGGGCGTCGTCGTGAACCGCGCCAGGGTCCCCGTCTGGATGCCCTGGCCGCTCCCTGTCGGCTGGCTCTTCTCCGGTGTGGCGTACGCGGGTGACGACCGCAGCGGCGGCCGGGCCACCGCCGTCGCCTGCTCCGGGCCCGGTCCGCTCGGTGGCACGGGGGAGATGCTGCTGGTCGCCGAGGAGCTGGGCGTCGGACTCGGGGCGCGTTACGCGGGGATCGACGGACCCGACCCGGGGCCGCACATCTGCGGCGACAAACCTCCGCACGCCAAACTGCTGGCCGCCGGCCGCCCCACCCCGCTCTGGCACGTGCCCGGTGTGCCGCCCGACCGCGCGGTCTTCGCGGGCGAGGCGCTCGGGCTGTGGCTCTGGGCGATCGTCTGGCCGGAGCAGACGGGGCTGCTGATGTACGACGAGCTGGTGCTGACCGATCTGCGGGACGCGGGCGCCGAGGTGGACCTGCTGCCGTGCGGCGCCCTTTCGCAGCGGCTGCTGAGCTGA